A stretch of Myxococcus hansupus DNA encodes these proteins:
- a CDS encoding FUSC family protein translates to MAAAALLHLPAATWVGLAALFVALVDRGGPYRYRASTMGAMTLLGAVVGLSAAFHLPPWADVVITLLWVTACGFARSYGDTPGLMGVVLANYFVVSLAIPAKDLSDALLRSGLFLVGGAWAMFLALSLWPLFPYRPARLAIARCYDALADHAEEVSRWPLEGLPPFAAGVLPEAPWQARVRQFIEQSRTVLASTRMGRAGESGRGEHLLVLLEGADAMMVTLVALTEMLEVAPTEPRFHVVRAEVQRALVELAADLRRVRLALEKGTEVSDRPGWSAERVKRALEALDTGGDVPAHVRAGYHYVHTLLDRLRDYAHATVDVAARLEGGSPVPETLALPSRPADEPARQPLLEPLRENLNVRSVIFRHALRMGFAAAAAMALVEALKLNHGYWVIITVTVVLQPYAGLTFQRSLQRIAGTLLGAALAAGLVALVRDPAIILLAIVVLFSVAMSIQPLSLSAFQVLLTPALVLLAELQTGDWELAGVRIVNTVLGGLIALAGTRLLWPSPEHLRLPDQVAFALRADRDYLMAVASSPSDAEPSVRAARRKMGLALLSAEASLQRLMGEWNGPARELEPVMALLVYARRFTSAVTTLAASRSEPAAPRELSGVVRFAGGVLEELAAAVEQQRRPAPMPAPAPVGGEDPLVRTHVERLLRQLTVLHSAAERIPPLLPR, encoded by the coding sequence ATGGCCGCCGCGGCCCTGCTGCACCTGCCCGCGGCCACCTGGGTGGGCCTGGCCGCGCTCTTCGTCGCCCTGGTGGACCGGGGCGGGCCCTATCGCTACCGCGCGTCCACCATGGGGGCGATGACGCTCCTGGGCGCGGTCGTGGGGCTCTCCGCGGCGTTCCATCTGCCGCCCTGGGCCGACGTCGTCATCACGCTGCTGTGGGTGACGGCCTGCGGCTTCGCGCGCTCCTATGGCGACACGCCGGGGCTGATGGGCGTGGTGCTCGCGAACTACTTCGTGGTGTCGCTCGCCATTCCCGCCAAGGACCTGTCGGACGCGCTGCTGCGCTCGGGCCTGTTCCTGGTGGGCGGCGCGTGGGCGATGTTCCTCGCGCTGAGCTTGTGGCCGTTGTTCCCCTACCGGCCGGCGCGGCTGGCCATCGCCCGGTGTTACGACGCGCTGGCGGACCACGCGGAGGAGGTGAGCCGCTGGCCATTGGAAGGGCTGCCGCCGTTCGCCGCGGGGGTGCTGCCGGAGGCCCCCTGGCAGGCCCGGGTGCGTCAGTTCATCGAGCAGTCCCGCACCGTGCTGGCCTCCACGCGCATGGGGCGGGCGGGGGAGAGTGGCCGGGGTGAGCACCTGCTGGTGCTCCTGGAAGGCGCGGACGCGATGATGGTGACGCTCGTCGCGCTCACGGAGATGTTGGAGGTGGCGCCCACCGAGCCGCGCTTCCATGTCGTTCGCGCGGAGGTGCAGCGCGCGTTGGTGGAGCTGGCCGCGGACTTGCGGCGCGTCCGGCTCGCCCTGGAGAAGGGCACCGAGGTGAGCGACCGCCCGGGCTGGAGCGCCGAGCGGGTGAAGCGCGCCCTGGAGGCGTTGGACACCGGAGGGGATGTCCCAGCGCACGTGCGCGCGGGCTATCACTACGTCCACACGCTGTTGGACCGGCTGCGCGACTATGCCCACGCCACCGTGGACGTGGCGGCGCGGCTGGAGGGCGGCTCCCCCGTGCCGGAGACGCTGGCGCTGCCCTCGCGGCCCGCGGACGAGCCGGCGCGGCAGCCGCTCCTGGAGCCGCTGCGTGAGAACCTCAACGTCCGCTCCGTCATCTTCCGCCACGCGCTGCGAATGGGGTTCGCCGCCGCGGCGGCCATGGCGCTCGTCGAGGCGCTGAAGCTGAACCACGGCTACTGGGTCATCATCACCGTCACCGTCGTGCTCCAGCCCTACGCGGGGCTCACCTTCCAGCGCAGCTTGCAGCGCATCGCGGGCACGCTGCTGGGCGCGGCGCTGGCGGCGGGGCTCGTGGCGCTCGTGCGGGACCCCGCCATCATCCTCCTGGCCATTGTCGTGCTGTTCTCCGTCGCGATGAGCATCCAGCCGCTCAGCCTGTCGGCGTTCCAGGTGTTGCTCACCCCGGCGCTGGTGCTGCTGGCGGAGCTTCAGACGGGAGACTGGGAGCTGGCGGGGGTGCGCATCGTCAACACCGTGCTGGGTGGGTTGATTGCGTTGGCGGGGACGCGGCTGTTGTGGCCGAGCCCGGAGCACCTGCGCTTGCCGGACCAGGTGGCCTTCGCCCTGCGCGCGGACCGCGACTACCTGATGGCGGTGGCCTCTTCGCCGTCGGACGCGGAGCCCTCGGTGCGCGCGGCCCGGCGGAAGATGGGGCTCGCGCTGCTGTCGGCGGAGGCGTCCCTCCAGCGGCTGATGGGGGAGTGGAACGGCCCGGCCCGGGAGCTGGAGCCGGTGATGGCGCTGCTCGTCTATGCGCGCCGCTTCACGTCCGCGGTGACGACGCTGGCCGCCAGCCGCAGCGAGCCGGCCGCGCCCCGCGAATTGTCGGGCGTGGTGCGCTTCGCCGGGGGCGTGTTGGAGGAGCTGGCGGCGGCGGTGGAGCAGCAGCGGCGGCCCGCGCCCATGCCCGCGCCGGCGCCGGTGGGCGGCGAGGACCCGCTGGTGCGCACGCACGTGGAGCGGCTGCTGCGGCAGCTCACGGTGCTGCACTCCGCGGCGGAGCGGATTCCGCCCTTGTTGCCGAGGTAG
- a CDS encoding LETM1 domain-containing protein has product MPLLAETVAFEAGAPAPSAPPLRSGRARARAYLRRTLRASGLLYGTPADAPSAAEVGEPTEFEARALEDQLFRAVVRTLALMALELGRLVGAPTGPRAEQLLVLFAVLTGELPLAEALAARLASGQPVPRRWALKVEASLAKRSPVLAGDPVYGLVLHNGAQYADAQLFCRQAIDYFSRGTLHRERAQRRLDFAARQKALLVDVLTGLACVDRAPSLAARRAILRQVEDLRLPAALTSELKAAVKQSFARRRSVRDVVRQVRSVDVSHFLLEQALLAALVDGRKTRRERVFIRELAQALHVPEAELHRLELEMAEFYARHRAIVDVFTVSDAAGAMGEDMVASIQETLERNFYRLMQEVRETGDLAVLLTKAARRQPLTGDERQRMRAQLIDVAKAIPALAIFAAPGGILLLAALAKVLPFSLLPSSFQEQEPPLDDFDDLGPEREAG; this is encoded by the coding sequence ATGCCACTCCTGGCGGAGACGGTCGCCTTTGAAGCGGGCGCGCCGGCTCCGTCCGCGCCGCCGCTGAGGTCCGGCCGGGCCCGGGCGCGCGCGTACCTGCGCCGCACGCTGCGCGCCAGCGGCCTGCTCTACGGCACGCCCGCGGATGCGCCGTCCGCGGCGGAGGTGGGGGAGCCCACCGAGTTCGAGGCCCGGGCGCTGGAGGACCAGCTCTTCCGCGCCGTCGTGCGGACGCTGGCGTTGATGGCGCTGGAGCTGGGCCGGCTCGTGGGGGCCCCAACGGGTCCTCGGGCCGAGCAGCTCCTGGTCCTGTTCGCGGTGCTCACCGGCGAGCTGCCGCTGGCGGAGGCGTTGGCGGCGCGGCTGGCCTCGGGTCAGCCGGTGCCTCGGCGGTGGGCGCTGAAGGTGGAGGCGTCGCTGGCGAAGCGCTCGCCGGTGCTGGCGGGGGACCCGGTGTACGGGCTGGTGCTGCACAACGGCGCGCAGTACGCGGACGCGCAGTTGTTCTGCCGGCAGGCCATCGACTACTTCTCACGGGGCACGCTGCACCGGGAGCGCGCGCAGCGGCGGCTGGACTTCGCGGCGCGGCAGAAGGCGCTGCTCGTGGACGTGTTGACGGGGCTGGCGTGCGTGGACCGGGCGCCGAGCCTGGCCGCGCGCCGCGCCATCCTGCGGCAGGTGGAGGACCTGCGCTTGCCCGCGGCGCTGACCTCCGAGCTCAAGGCGGCGGTGAAGCAGTCCTTCGCGCGGCGCCGCTCGGTGCGGGACGTGGTGCGGCAGGTGCGCAGCGTGGACGTGAGCCACTTCCTGCTGGAGCAGGCGCTGCTGGCCGCGTTGGTGGACGGGCGCAAGACGCGGCGCGAGCGCGTCTTCATCCGGGAGCTGGCGCAGGCGCTCCATGTCCCCGAAGCGGAGCTGCACCGGCTGGAGCTGGAGATGGCGGAGTTCTACGCCCGTCACCGCGCCATCGTGGATGTCTTCACCGTGTCCGACGCCGCGGGGGCCATGGGCGAGGACATGGTGGCCAGCATCCAGGAGACGCTGGAGCGCAACTTCTACCGGTTGATGCAGGAGGTCCGCGAGACCGGGGACCTGGCCGTGCTGCTCACCAAGGCGGCCCGTCGCCAGCCGCTCACGGGGGACGAGCGCCAGCGCATGCGCGCCCAGCTCATCGACGTGGCGAAGGCCATCCCCGCGCTGGCCATCTTCGCGGCGCCCGGTGGCATCCTGCTGCTCGCGGCGCTGGCGAAGGTGCTGCCCTTCAGCCTGCTCCCCAGCTCCTTCCAGGAGCAGGAGCCCCCGCTGGACGACTTCGACGACCTGGGCCCGGAGCGCGAGGCCGGGTAG
- a CDS encoding metal-dependent hydrolase has protein sequence MDMRTKFLAGVVGAAMTLGGTALAQGAAAPAKVAATKAPAVAAKGKAEATWWGHAAFIIRSPGGAVIAIDPWLTNPKAPQGAAQPEALDAILLTHGHFDHVGEAKALAQKTGAKVFGSFELINLLGLPEAQAVGANAGGTFQVKDVTLHLVEAVHSSSYAADPKSAPQYAGAPLGYVLEMANGPTLYHAGDTGPFEGMSLIATQFKPTVALLPIGGHFTMGPAEAAQAVRLLKVKSVIPMHYGTFPLLQGTPEALTGELKKLRSTAKVVTPEPGAATAL, from the coding sequence ATGGATATGCGGACGAAGTTCCTGGCAGGGGTGGTTGGCGCGGCGATGACCCTCGGTGGAACGGCCCTGGCGCAGGGCGCGGCGGCCCCGGCGAAGGTCGCGGCCACGAAGGCCCCGGCGGTGGCGGCGAAGGGCAAGGCGGAGGCGACGTGGTGGGGGCACGCGGCCTTCATCATCCGCAGCCCGGGCGGCGCGGTGATTGCCATCGACCCCTGGCTCACCAACCCCAAGGCCCCACAGGGGGCCGCGCAGCCGGAGGCGCTGGACGCCATCCTGCTGACCCACGGCCACTTCGACCATGTGGGCGAGGCCAAGGCCCTGGCCCAGAAGACGGGCGCCAAGGTGTTCGGCTCCTTCGAGCTCATCAACCTGCTGGGCCTGCCGGAGGCCCAGGCCGTGGGCGCCAACGCGGGCGGAACCTTCCAGGTGAAGGACGTCACCCTCCACCTGGTGGAGGCCGTGCACTCCAGCAGCTACGCGGCGGACCCCAAGTCGGCCCCGCAGTACGCGGGCGCGCCCCTGGGCTACGTGCTGGAGATGGCGAACGGTCCCACCCTGTACCACGCCGGCGACACCGGCCCCTTCGAGGGCATGTCGCTCATCGCCACCCAGTTCAAGCCCACCGTGGCGCTGCTCCCCATTGGTGGCCACTTCACCATGGGCCCCGCGGAGGCCGCCCAGGCGGTGCGCCTCTTGAAGGTCAAGAGTGTGATTCCCATGCACTACGGCACCTTCCCGCTGCTCCAGGGCACCCCGGAGGCGCTGACGGGCGAGCTGAAGAAGCTGCGCAGCACGGCCAAGGTGGTGACTCCGGAGCCCGGCGCGGCCACCGCGCTGTAG
- a CDS encoding HSP90 family protein yields MDHRFQVSLRGVIDLLSHHLYSSPGVYVRELLQNATDAIRARQRLEPGHAGTVHLELMEKQDGSPPTLLFTDDGVGLTEDEIHRFLATIGESSKREALEARRNDFIGQFGIGLLSCFMVCDELLLVTRSARGDGRTLEWRGRHDGTYAVRESEHPLAQPGTQVFLVARPDMTDWFNPTRLRSLAGHYGGLLPFPIHLTTDQGRERIDTNGAPWRREFDSASERRKALLAYGRDLFDTDFIDCIPLRSTAGDVDGVAFVLPASPHFNSRQKHRVYLKHMLLSESAENLLPEWAFFVKCVVNANALRPTASRESFYEDEALASAREALGQGLRAYLMELAREDPRALQRLIALHGLSVKALALDDDDFYRLVIHWLPFETSLGMMTLADYRRAHPLVRYTPTMDGFRQIAQVAGAQGLCIINAAYTHDTALLEKLPQVLPDVQVELFSSSDLPQSFEELTLDERDATFPLLRVAERVLAPFRCGAVVKKFFPAEVPTLYSSDAEGAFRRDAERAREESDDLYAGVLDGLMAAAGGEPSQLCFNLHNPVVRRLAAVSDRDLMKLSVEMLYVQALLLGHHPLNAQEMVLLNQGLLGLISAQLGGDPGRGGGEGSGGGGGPRGLH; encoded by the coding sequence GTGGACCACCGATTTCAAGTCAGCCTCCGCGGGGTCATCGACCTCCTGTCTCACCACCTGTACAGCTCCCCGGGCGTCTACGTACGCGAGCTGCTCCAGAACGCCACCGATGCCATCCGCGCCCGCCAGCGCCTGGAGCCCGGCCACGCGGGCACCGTCCACCTGGAACTGATGGAGAAGCAGGACGGCAGCCCGCCCACCCTGCTCTTCACGGACGACGGCGTGGGGCTGACCGAGGACGAAATCCACCGCTTCCTGGCCACCATCGGTGAGTCCTCCAAGCGGGAGGCCCTGGAAGCCCGCCGCAACGACTTCATCGGCCAGTTCGGCATCGGCCTGCTGTCGTGCTTCATGGTGTGTGACGAGCTGCTGCTGGTGACGCGCTCGGCGCGCGGCGACGGGCGAACCCTGGAGTGGCGGGGCCGGCATGACGGCACGTACGCCGTACGGGAGTCCGAGCACCCGCTCGCCCAGCCCGGCACCCAGGTCTTCCTGGTGGCGCGCCCGGACATGACGGACTGGTTCAACCCCACGCGCCTGCGCAGCCTCGCGGGCCACTACGGCGGCCTGCTGCCCTTCCCCATCCACCTCACCACGGACCAGGGCCGCGAGCGCATCGACACCAACGGCGCACCGTGGCGCCGCGAGTTCGACAGCGCGTCGGAGCGGCGCAAGGCCCTGCTCGCCTACGGGCGCGACCTGTTCGACACCGACTTCATCGACTGCATCCCGCTGCGCTCCACCGCGGGCGACGTGGACGGCGTGGCCTTCGTGCTGCCCGCCTCGCCGCACTTCAACTCGCGGCAGAAGCACCGCGTGTACCTCAAGCACATGCTGCTGTCGGAGAGCGCGGAGAACCTGCTGCCGGAGTGGGCCTTCTTCGTGAAGTGCGTGGTGAACGCCAACGCGCTGCGCCCCACCGCCAGCCGCGAGTCCTTCTACGAGGACGAGGCGCTCGCCTCCGCGCGAGAGGCCCTGGGCCAGGGGCTGCGCGCCTACCTGATGGAGCTGGCCCGCGAGGACCCGCGCGCGCTCCAGCGGCTGATTGCCCTGCACGGCTTGAGCGTGAAGGCCCTGGCGCTGGATGACGACGACTTCTACCGGCTCGTCATCCACTGGCTGCCGTTCGAGACCTCGCTGGGGATGATGACGCTGGCGGACTACCGGCGCGCGCACCCGCTGGTGCGCTACACGCCCACCATGGACGGCTTCCGGCAGATTGCCCAGGTGGCCGGCGCGCAGGGGCTGTGCATCATCAACGCGGCGTACACGCACGACACGGCGCTGCTGGAGAAGCTGCCGCAGGTGCTGCCGGACGTGCAGGTGGAGCTCTTCTCCTCCTCGGACCTGCCCCAGAGCTTCGAGGAGCTCACGCTGGACGAGCGCGACGCCACCTTCCCGCTGCTGCGCGTGGCGGAGCGCGTGCTGGCGCCGTTCCGCTGCGGCGCGGTGGTGAAGAAGTTCTTCCCGGCGGAGGTGCCCACCCTCTACAGCTCGGACGCGGAGGGCGCCTTCCGGCGCGACGCGGAGCGGGCCCGCGAGGAGTCGGATGACCTCTACGCGGGGGTGCTGGACGGGCTGATGGCGGCGGCGGGTGGCGAGCCCTCGCAGTTGTGCTTCAACCTCCACAACCCGGTGGTGCGCCGGCTGGCGGCGGTGTCGGACCGGGACTTGATGAAGCTGTCGGTGGAGATGCTCTACGTGCAGGCGCTGCTCCTGGGACACCACCCGTTGAACGCCCAGGAGATGGTGCTGCTGAACCAAGGGCTGCTCGGCCTCATCTCCGCGCAACTGGGAGGCGACCCGGGGCGCGGGGGTGGAGAAGGCAGCGGCGGCGGCGGCGGACCCCGGGGGTTGCACTGA
- a CDS encoding Tex family protein, with product MHPYAAELSQELGLRPEQVDRTLALQEDGATVPFIARYRKEVTGGLDEVQIQTILDRATERAELDARRDTILRSIEEQGKLTPELSKALKAAKTRTELEDLYLPYKPKRRTRAAIARERGLEPLADLLWKQDGRRGEDVASRVRPYINPEKDVPDQAVALAGARDICAERVAEDAGLRREAREMSARRGTVRSDVVPAKKGETTKFENYYGHEEPLTQAPSHRVLALLRGEEEGVLKVKLSLPDDEVKSFLSGRVVTKPQSLFAQELRAAVEDSWDRLMGPSLEAELRAELKERADKQAIGVFGENLRHLLLAPPAGARAVLALDPGLRTGTKLAMMDVTGKVVETVTLYSERGADERARAAKLLAAVVQKHKPELIAVGNGTGSREAEVFARDTLKALGSQTPVVSVSEQGASIYSASEVARDEFPDLDVSLRGAVSIGRRLQDPLAELVKIDPKSIGVGQYQHDVDQGLLKKKLGEVVDSCVNAVGVDVNTASPQLLEHVSGVGPSLAKKLVAHRAAKGRFTTRRELLKVSGLGPKTFEQAAGFLRVRGSEPLDASAVHPERYAVVERMAKDLGVAVGALVGNAELVRKIDPKRYLGADLGELTLKDILAELEKPSRDPRGDFTAPQLREDLRSLEDVKEGMVLQGVVTNVTAFGAFVDVGVHQDGLVHVSQISTRFVKDPSEVVKVGDRLTVRVLTVDLARKRLALSVRAVQEGGAPQPSGRPAVGGATGAGRMTDRGGGGPRQGARPPGPPPKGPASSGEKKGPEPFNNPFSKLKR from the coding sequence ATGCATCCCTACGCCGCTGAGCTTTCCCAGGAGCTGGGCCTGAGGCCCGAGCAGGTGGACCGGACCCTCGCGTTGCAGGAGGACGGAGCCACGGTTCCCTTCATCGCGCGCTACCGCAAGGAGGTCACCGGCGGTCTGGACGAAGTCCAGATTCAGACCATCCTCGACCGGGCCACCGAGCGCGCTGAATTGGATGCCCGCCGCGACACCATCCTCCGCTCCATCGAGGAGCAGGGGAAGCTGACGCCGGAGCTGTCCAAGGCGCTGAAGGCGGCGAAGACGCGCACCGAGCTGGAGGACCTCTACCTCCCCTACAAGCCCAAGCGCCGTACGCGCGCCGCCATCGCGCGGGAGCGGGGGCTGGAGCCGCTGGCGGACCTGCTGTGGAAGCAGGACGGCCGGCGCGGCGAGGACGTGGCCTCGCGCGTGCGGCCCTACATCAATCCGGAGAAGGATGTGCCGGACCAGGCCGTGGCGCTCGCGGGCGCGCGGGACATCTGCGCCGAGCGCGTGGCCGAGGACGCCGGCCTGCGCCGCGAGGCCCGTGAGATGAGCGCCCGCCGGGGCACGGTCCGCTCGGACGTGGTGCCGGCCAAGAAGGGCGAGACGACCAAGTTCGAGAACTACTACGGCCACGAGGAGCCGCTGACCCAGGCCCCCTCGCACCGCGTGCTGGCCCTGCTGCGCGGCGAGGAGGAGGGCGTGCTCAAGGTGAAGCTCTCCCTGCCGGATGACGAGGTGAAGAGCTTCCTCTCCGGGCGGGTGGTGACGAAGCCTCAGTCGCTCTTCGCGCAGGAGCTGCGCGCCGCGGTGGAGGACAGTTGGGACCGGCTGATGGGCCCCTCGCTGGAGGCGGAGCTGCGCGCGGAGCTGAAGGAGCGCGCGGACAAGCAGGCCATCGGTGTCTTCGGTGAGAATCTGCGGCACCTGCTGCTCGCGCCGCCCGCGGGCGCGCGCGCCGTGCTGGCCCTGGACCCGGGCCTGCGCACGGGCACCAAGCTGGCGATGATGGACGTCACCGGCAAGGTGGTGGAGACGGTGACGCTCTACTCGGAGCGGGGCGCGGACGAGCGGGCCCGCGCGGCGAAGCTGCTGGCCGCGGTGGTGCAGAAGCACAAGCCGGAGCTCATCGCCGTGGGCAACGGCACGGGCAGCCGCGAGGCGGAGGTGTTCGCGCGCGACACGCTGAAGGCCCTGGGCTCCCAGACGCCGGTGGTGTCGGTGAGCGAGCAGGGCGCGTCCATCTACTCGGCCTCCGAGGTGGCGCGTGACGAGTTCCCGGACCTGGACGTCAGCCTGCGCGGCGCGGTGTCCATTGGCCGGCGGCTCCAGGACCCGCTGGCGGAGCTGGTGAAGATCGACCCCAAGAGCATTGGCGTGGGGCAGTACCAGCACGACGTGGACCAGGGCCTGCTCAAGAAGAAGCTGGGCGAGGTGGTGGACTCGTGCGTCAACGCGGTGGGCGTGGATGTGAACACCGCGTCGCCGCAGCTCCTGGAGCACGTGTCCGGCGTGGGGCCGTCGCTGGCGAAGAAGCTGGTGGCGCACCGCGCGGCGAAGGGCCGCTTCACCACCCGGCGCGAGCTGCTCAAGGTCAGCGGCCTGGGGCCCAAGACCTTCGAACAGGCCGCGGGCTTCCTGCGCGTGCGCGGCAGCGAGCCGCTGGACGCGAGCGCCGTGCACCCGGAGCGCTACGCCGTGGTGGAGCGCATGGCGAAGGACCTGGGCGTGGCGGTGGGCGCGCTGGTGGGCAACGCCGAGCTGGTGCGCAAAATCGACCCGAAGCGCTACCTGGGCGCCGACCTGGGCGAGCTGACGTTGAAGGACATCCTGGCGGAGCTGGAGAAGCCCAGCCGAGATCCGCGTGGCGACTTCACCGCGCCCCAGCTCCGCGAGGACCTGCGCTCGCTGGAGGACGTGAAGGAGGGCATGGTGCTCCAGGGCGTGGTGACGAACGTCACCGCGTTCGGCGCCTTCGTGGACGTGGGCGTGCACCAGGACGGCCTGGTCCACGTGTCGCAAATCTCCACGCGCTTCGTGAAGGACCCCTCCGAAGTGGTGAAGGTGGGAGACCGGCTGACGGTGCGCGTGCTCACGGTGGACCTGGCGCGCAAGCGGCTGGCGCTCTCCGTGCGCGCGGTGCAGGAGGGCGGCGCGCCGCAGCCGTCGGGCCGGCCCGCCGTGGGAGGAGCCACGGGCGCGGGGCGGATGACGGACCGGGGCGGTGGTGGCCCGCGTCAGGGCGCGCGGCCCCCCGGTCCTCCGCCGAAGGGCCCCGCCAGCTCGGGTGAGAAGAAGGGCCCGGAGCCGTTCAACAACCCGTTCAGCAAGCTCAAGCGCTGA
- a CDS encoding GNAT family N-acetyltransferase, translating to MAPVAPESQVRIVPARPEHVDFWLEMRAAPGARRFVDTDEDTRELLLRRILEAGVLGEPRARSFRWFVEVEGQLAGTVSARELSRVHGRVELGYMMADAYHGQGLCTRAVALMLEQLFTLPYLDRVWLTTLVENVGSQGVARKLGFALEGTLRAHCLFQGQRRDQQIWGLLRPEWELRRASLG from the coding sequence ATGGCGCCCGTTGCTCCCGAATCCCAGGTCCGAATCGTCCCCGCCCGGCCGGAGCACGTGGACTTCTGGCTGGAGATGCGCGCGGCGCCCGGTGCGCGGCGTTTCGTGGACACGGACGAGGACACGCGGGAGCTGCTCCTGCGGCGCATCCTGGAGGCGGGCGTGTTGGGTGAGCCCCGGGCCCGGAGCTTCCGGTGGTTCGTGGAGGTGGAGGGTCAGCTCGCGGGGACGGTCTCCGCGAGGGAGTTGTCCCGCGTCCACGGCCGCGTCGAGCTGGGCTACATGATGGCGGACGCGTACCACGGCCAAGGCCTCTGCACGCGCGCCGTGGCGCTGATGCTGGAGCAGCTCTTCACGCTGCCGTACCTCGACCGGGTGTGGCTCACGACGCTGGTGGAGAACGTCGGCTCGCAAGGCGTGGCGCGCAAGCTGGGCTTTGCGTTGGAGGGGACGCTGCGCGCGCACTGCCTGTTCCAGGGGCAGCGCAGGGACCAGCAAATCTGGGGCCTGCTCCGGCCCGAGTGGGAGCTGCGGCGCGCGTCGCTCGGATGA
- a CDS encoding class I lanthipeptide — protein MNVQPPKKLSLKKETLRQIDAAQLDGAVGGTTPFTIIPVTIGYTIGRTLIDASDK, from the coding sequence ATGAACGTTCAGCCTCCGAAGAAGTTATCCCTCAAGAAGGAAACGCTGCGTCAGATTGATGCGGCCCAGCTTGATGGCGCGGTTGGCGGTACGACGCCCTTCACCATCATTCCCGTCACGATTGGTTATACCATCGGGCGGACCCTCATCGACGCCAGCGACAAGTGA